The nucleotide window AAAAATGTGCCAACACATCATTGCTATATTTTTCTATATGCAAAAGACGTAAGACACAtaccaaccccataggggaagacacccaccttgtagCAATTCCAATCACCAAACAAACCACTCCCTCCATTCAGAACCCtgataggctttaccggaggACGTCTTTACACCCTCTAAGTGATTACATCTCATATTCATCAGCCTggcctcagttgggatgccaGCGATGTAAATAAattcctcggcagacatttagtaaaaattattatcacagtCAACACCTTCACTTAGGCTTCTTTTGGACATCTTCAATCTTCTTTTCCTGCAATATCACTCTCTGAACTAATTAACAGAGTTCGCAGAAGCGCGAATCTGACACCTAGTCCAATTTTAATACCAACGCTTATGACTGTAAATGCCTCAACCATCGACTAAATAGCGAGTCAATAGAATGCAAACTCATACCATTCAAAATGTATTATATGCAACAACGAAATTCAGACCTATATCCCATTACCCACTATAAACGTCATACCTAAAGACCACCCTCGGCCAGAGAGTGCCATAATACCTCACAGCTGCATGGCAACCATGCTCTCCGTAGTACAGTCACTCCCCCCACCCCCCCCCGCAGAAGACAGTGACTCCACcactcaacttcaaaaatcattgATTAACTGAGGCTCGTTGCCAAAATGCCTATCCCAGCCAATCAAATGTCTTAGCTGaaaccctagccacccaggaACCTACTCTGTTTAAACACCTTCAGCTGATCTATGCAATGCAAGGAAACAGAGGTAACCAGCCACTATCCACAATTACCCACGGACCTTCCAATTAACTCAAAGATCAAGAAAGGAGTTCacgtgatgaaaaaaccagtcaccacTCTCGTAAAATGATCTTGAAATCTCataacatgatccaactgatatcccacactcttcagcaagctcactgatggtcagacgtcgatttgcccgaaccagggtgttgattttgtctatgTGTGAGTTgtcagttgacgtggaaggacgTCCAGGACGCTCATTGTCTTCAATCGACCgacgaccatctttaaaacaTTCATGCCACTTAAAGCATGTCACACACTTCATAGCAACATTGCCATAAGCCatcttgagcatatcaaaagtttcactcaCAGATtttccaagtttaacacaaaatttcacagcaactctttgcttATTCAAGTCACTCATTCCAAATGAGTGACTCATTCCAAGTGCGTGTTCTCATTCCAACGAgaaaacacacttcacaaacaaccgtgtagctaagcaaccaataatgatatttgcaatcaaaaaactgtGTTGTAATAAgctgatctgtacgaacatgGCAACACCAAGCGTATTTGACTGGAACAAAATGGACCCGAGtaattcaaacagtctacgtatttcttgaacagacctcatataacATAATAGCCTCACTTCCATCCTTGGAGAGGATACGCATGATACAGAAACTCAACCCCAAATCGAGATGGATAACACTGCGAATTCCATAGAAGGCAGCAACAGTCTTTTTGGCAACATATTGAAAGTGTTCCTTGAATGGAAGATTCTCATCAAGCATTACACCCAAGTATTTCTGAGCAGAAATATACCTAATGGGTATGTCAGCTATTGAAACTTGAATTGGCCAGCCAAACCATTAACAACTATTGTGGTTTTTCGTGACTAAAAGTCATCTTATGCTGGAAATTCCACAACCTGAGAATCTCACATGCACGGGCATCTCGGAATTCTATCACGTTTCGTGGGTCCCCCCTCAACCAGCAATAGCCTAATATCTGCATTAGCAATAATGCAGCAACCACAACCATAGCATAGAATCGAACTCAATTATCCAGAATTAGTCTATAAGAGGACTCTATACACTCTTCCTTTGGGTAGGCTATTCCCTATTTCCAAGATGCCATCACAGAGGCGACCTAATGGCTGAAATAAATTGAGAGAATCTTTATTTCATTCCATGTGCAACCACATTTCTGCATTTGAAACAAAACAGAGGGCCACCAGAAGTTATTGAAAACCCTGGATATATCCAGGAAAACACCTAACACATATCTACATACACTGCAGGAAGCAATATTCATCATCTTCAATATGGCATCCTCCATGTTCTTGCCAGGCTAGAACCCATATTGGCTGTCCATCAATAAGTTCTCAGTGGTTACCCTACTAATAATGAGATACAAAACTttctcaaaaacctttccaaTTACAGCCAAGATAATCAAAAGCCAATAAGATCTAACAATAGGGTCCTTGTCGTGCCACCtttaaaaatcaatgtaaattcTCCATGCTTCTAACATGCTGGGAAATATCCAGCAGAAATCATCCCATTCATCCGAACAGTGGCAGAAATCAACCCAAAACACACTAAGATCTTAATAGGGGATTATAATGCCCAACTGGGCAAGGAGAAAAAAATACCGAAATATTATTGGAAAATGGCCAGCGCACAACAAAAccaacaaaaatgaaattcaactaGTTGAACTATGCAAAATACACGGAATGGTATCCAAATCCAGATGTTTCAAAAGGAGGCCCAATAAGCTTAAAACCTGGGCAAACCCCAATCAGAGGACCGGAGAGTTTCAAAtagatcatgtttgcatggacaaAAATTTCCATAGAGAAATCCAGAATGTTAAGGTACTTAGAGGGATAGATTCTGGTTCAGaccataaaatagtaaaaattaaaataaatttcaaactgctCAAAATACAGAAAATGACACAAAATAAAAGCAGATTTGACCCGAGAAAATTAATAGCCAACAAAGGTTACATGCAAGAAACGGCAAACGTAGACAACACATTAGAGTTAAACAAACCATCGAGAAATTACAACAAATAGCGGAAAGAATAGCCCCACCAAACCTCAAATTAAAACATCAGTGGTGGACCGAAGAATGTAACCGTGCAGTCATTGCTAGACACAAAACTTGGGTGAGACATCAAGGAGTGAGGTCTGAAAAATCCTCTCAAGAACTAATCGAGCAAATAAAACTTACACAGAAAATTCTTAGGCAGGCCAAACGACAATTCCACAATAACATCACTAGAAAGATTGAGGAAAATTTCCATGGAACTAATTCCAGGGAATACTACGAAACTTTCAAAAGACGATTGCAATGTTACCAGGCACCAACGTTAAGGGTTaagaacaaagaaagaaaagtagCATACAGCAATAGGGAAAATGCCCAAATCCTTGCCAAAGCATTCGAAGAACTTTTAAATGCGGAAGAGCCTGAGGAACTCCTGAGAATTGACACAGAGACACCAGTGAAAACAGAGCAATCAAAATTAACTCCGCCTGCTCTACAAGAGATCGAACAAGCCCTTAAGGAAATGAAAAACTATAAGGCGAGCGGAGAAGACCAAACAGTTGCCGAGCATTGGAAATACGCTCCGCCTAACATTTTAGATATTGCAAAGGGAACTTACTAAAATTTGGAACGAGAGACTTCCAGATCACTGGTCAACAGCAATCATCCACCCCCTATTCAAGAAAGTCGATAAGATGGATCCAAGCAACTACAGAGTGATCTCCCTATTAGATTGTACGTACAAGATCTTCTCTAGAATACTTTATAACCGTATAAAGGATCAACTGGAGATAGAATTAGGAGAATATCAGGGGTGATTCAGACCCTGGAGAAGTTGTGCAGAACAAATTATCACCTTAAAACTAATTATGGATATGTACAAGTTGCGACGCAAGGGCTTAATCATTACATTTGTGGATTTCAAGAAGGCATATGACAGTATCCATAGACCATCTATGCTTAGGATTCTGAGGAATTTTGGGCTGCACCAAAGCTGGTGAAAATGTTGGGAGCTGACAATGACAGGCACCCGGTTGAAGGTGAAGTTCAGGGGGGAGACATCGGAACCTTTTGACATAAAGACTGGTCTCAGGCAAGGGGACGGATTGTcgccattactttttaatttcgcATTAGAATACATCATGCAACATTGGTAAGAACAAAATccagataaagtaaaaattggaaGTAAATTTAACACGTTAAAGCCTTAACTGCCTTGGCTTCGCAGACGATCTGCGAATTCCTTGCAGAAACAGAGGAAGAGGCTGAACACCAGATAGAATCATTGGCCTCTATCGCAGTGAAAATTAGACTTCAAATCTCGTACGAGAAGAGAGAAGCAATGTTCACTAAAAAGACACAGCAGAAACATTTGGAAATCAATGGTCgcagaattaaaatagtatcaaaatttaaatatttgggtgaATCCATCACATGGAATCTAAACGAGAAAATAGCCTGGCAAGAAAGAGCACACAGACTAGCAATGGCACAAGTGGTCACACGAAACACCTATAATAAGAAATGCATCCAAACAAGCCAAGATAAGACACTATAATACAGTATTCAAACTGGTAGTAATGCATGGGAGTAAACACTGGGACAAATCAAGATAGCatcgagaactgaaaaattagccaaaatagaaagaaggatCGTAAGGACCTGTATTTGTATTGGTGGGGTAAACTTGGTGGAAGGAAAGTGGAGATTACTCCCAAACCATAAAATCTATGAGGTCgttacaccaattacagaagaaataagaaagaagagaataaaattctttggccacctcttgcatttggaggaatcaaggaaaagtaaacaactcttggaaagattgctaaagctaaaaatgcaaccagtgtggctcactgaggtgcttcaagacatcaaagaagcagGCACTGTACTGcaagatctcagaacaggatctggaaattataacaacttgtccggtgttaaatttgcagaaaagcctaaaaagaaaacgaggacggtttggacagaggaacagaaaagggatttttccaggaaaatgaaagagtacTGGAAGttaagaaagactaaacataaatgactaattggtccttccgggccgtaacaaaaaaaaaatttacagataattgTTTAGCTTtgtatttcataagaaaatttaaaaatttcatttaaataaaattataaaatcactgGTGAAatcataaactataatttatttgcatttgaACAATACTAggtgaagaaatatttaaaaaaattgtaatcaatcTTTaagacataaatttaaatattttataaacatcccATCTTATGGAATGGCACACATACACTCTCCACACATTTTcagtattacaatttataaaatactacaaaatattacttaaacttACATTTACAAGGAATgaataacagtaacaaaaataaaatattacaaaagatcaCGATCAAAAGGAATGAACTTTTTACAGTTACTTTCACCACAATAACAAGGTTTTACTCCATTGTAATCAGAATTTTCTCCACCAGAATAGTCTAAGGTAATTTCTCTTCCAGGCAAAATATCACAAGTAGCGAATACTGCTAAGTGGGGTACTAAAGAATCAAAACGAACAGGAACAATAGCAGAATTTGGCAGGCATGAATGATTAATATACCTGCCAATATTTCCAATACAGGTGGGGTCCACAAATGTTTCAATTATGGATGATTCACCACAATATTCTTTCAGTACAAAGATGTAGTTCATTGTATCACAGGCATTTTTAATTCGTAACTTGGCTTCGCATTTACTAATAACCTCACCAGCATATTCACAAATGTAATCACCttttttaagcagttttaatGTTCTCAATGAGTTGCCCTTTTTATGATGGGGAAAAACTTCCAAATTTGCTGTAGGACCATACTGAACTAAACGATTTCCACATTTTTCAGAGCACGAACATAAAGAATTACATTCAATGACACTAGGTGAAATTTGAGACAGTTTCTCTTCTAATAATCTACCATCCATTGTGTAATTTTTACTAGTACTTGATAAACATTTGCACGCACCATCACAAAAGTTAACACAGTCACATCTAACACATAACTGactttgaaataaattcttatcGATACCAGGGCCAGGTAAGTTTTGACATGTGTAAAACACCTGACTACTAACATGTTCATAATTATCAATCAGACTATCATCATCCatgtttaacagtttatttttaacattaagacTTAACTAGCTTTGAAAAAGtatatccaaatattttacaattcaatcAGTACTGAAATCACTCTTCCTCAAATGGTCTTTGCTATAATTGactgaaaacaaacaaatattaattagaaaataacaaaatattagaaaattaacaaatattgattataaaattttctaattaaaataaaaatattcaatatagcAAAAATATCTATCACAAACCAAATAATAATGCTATAGTAAACGACTCTATAATGGTACTAGGATTAtacgaggtctataaataaagtaatgagactagtttttatGGCAGCCAAATttgcaacactgtaaagttaataaacatatggttatatgaacagctgatctaaattaggtatttttagtctattgttgccttgtgagacataaacaaacttttcgtgaaacaagtttttgttgtgcattacaaaaatgagtgatactaatatgagcaatgttgtgcaatcaagttttgtgttacactcagtgagaatgctactgaaactttttcaaaattgaaaagggtgtatggagatgatgctctatcatgagcccaagtttttaggtggttgaAAGCATTTTCAAATGACCGAGAATCAATTGTGGACAacccacgctctggaagaccgttaacgtcaaaaagcaACAACAATGTTGAACAAGTCAGAGATTTTATACAGTATGAATGGCAAATAAccgtcagaatgattgcagaacaattgaatttgaaccatactacaatccatcaaattttaacaaacgaattggacatgaaaaaagtttgtgtaaaATTGGTCATAataaacctcactgttgaacagaaaaacaacagggtggaagtgtgctgcgattttctagagcgaattgaaactgaacctgattttatgaaaaaatgttattagtgctgatgaatcttggatatttggtTACGACCTgcaaacaaaacgccagagcaaagagttcaaactcaccacgtccccaaaaatcaaaaatgagcaaatcaaaaatgaaaaccatgctaatttctttcttcgatagtaatggcattgtccataagcagtttttgcctacaggacaaactgtaaatcaatatgtttaccgagaaattctagAAAGACtacagaaaagagttgcccgtgtgagaccagccatcaaagacaactggatgctgcatcatgacaatgcaccttgtcacactgcactctcaatcaGTGaggttttggcaaagaaaaacattcctgtagttcctaaaccaccttattcaccagactGAGTCTCTGTGacttttcctgttcccaactttaaaataacacctcaaaggacaccatttttagaacagtagaaaacattaaaaaaaaatgaaaccaactatctgaaggatattctggtttctgagttccaatactGCTATGAAGCGTGGAAAAACCGTTTCAAGTGTTTCATGGCTTCCCAaaggaactatttcgaaggtaaCAAGAGTCCTGTATAATTGGaatgtatataaaaagtttttctgaatcagtctctttactttatttacagacctcgtatagtacaatacttttcaatttataattttcataaagctctttaaaacgaaaaatatgtGTATTCTTCAGAGACATCTATACATGGTAGCACTTCTTACGCTAAACAtgaaaaacattcaataaataattttgataatgaacacaaatataaaTCTAAAGAGGGACAAAGTTCAAATTAAAAGGGCCAAAAAAGATACACAGAATTTTCTGTGTACATGATGTACAGGAAAAGGAATCAAAACAGAAAACTAAACTGTTGCTTGAGATAATTCCTTGTCTGTATTTACAATACATACTCTTCCAAGAGAAATCAATCTTGCACATGATTTTTCTTATACCTATCATCTCAGTTGCCCCATATTTCAGAGTTTAATCTGcacaatttctttgaaaaatcaagAGCATATATGACCAttcctatcaatttttttatagtaattttatctacatttttcaGATAATTCTGAGCTAGGCAAACTGACTTGGGGTAATTTTACGATGGATATCCTTACTGTCACCCAATTTAGATCTAGTACAGAAATCCAGCAAGGTTAGTTGATTGATTAATagccaaattaattttaacgtttttattgaataaaatgtaattgtaattagggaaattttgtatttgtacaattttaaatatatggtaGGTAAtacattgttctttatttttaattagttcagaTGCAACATGGTATGGCATAGATTTAAcgagtcaatttttaaaaaaaatatgaatttatgtaTTTCTTGGGTCAGTTAGTGGAGCAAAAAAGGTATggctatttcttatttaaaatagttttatgataacctttcagtagaatttttttatattcaaagttTTCAATTACCACTGACTGGTGCTAATAAACCAGTGCCTTCAACAAAGGTATTAAACTACAGTTTTATCAGGATATttgatttgttaaataaacactggagaatttctttatttaatgctTTTCTAACAAATACAACTATGTGCATAAACATGAGTGTTATCagtaacaattacattttttccagTCACCTTTAGCCAAATAAATTTTGCACAGTAGCCCAATTTTTGACCTACATggtctttttcttttcaaattagtAATATTGATAGTTGTTGGCCAATTTACTCAAACTGTTTGCAAAACAACATTCACACTATTTAAGCTAACATCACATCAATGAGTACTTGTATCTTACTGGAAGCAACAAtgatacagttctggaactttttttttgagtcaGATCTATCATTCTATATGCTCtgcaaagtgaaaaaaaatctgttaaacaatgaatcaatttttataaagtactgTTTAATGCATAGAGtaactaaataatgaaaatccCCATAATCTCAAATTACTTTGAAAATGTAACAACGGATATAGTTATACAGCATATCCATAATGCAACAAAGAATTTGCCAAGCTCAGATTAATTTGAAGGATTGACAGGTTCATTAATCTATGTTAATTTCATATCTTTTCTCTTAtcacattatttgtttatatttaggtTTAAATAGTTTATACTCCACTATGTAATCTACCAAGTTTTTTTAtaccacaaatttttttacatatactaatttacaacaaacaaaattatgaaataaatcaaaccaagattttacatatttttaaatggaaaagtattaattacatttcaaacaTAAGTTATGCATTTATAGAACCTCTGagtcaaatttcataaaaatttgtgtgtgtatgttgtgCATGTAAGCTGTATCAATACAAActttcattaatatcatttaagTTAACTGATTATCCTGCATAAATAGTGAACAAATGCAacattcatttacatacatatctaCCACCATTTATTGTCAAGTAGGTTGATGTTGGGAACAGTAACCAATACTATAAATAAACTAATCCTGTAAAATATATACCATTTATGCTCTAAAAAAATCTACAAGCATTGTGTTTGTTAGtgcttttggattttttattttaaaaagttatttctattcagcatatcaataaattaatacccacaataactttttttaaaggcGAATACAATCAGCCACACTACTGCATAATGAAAACTTAAGTAGTAGAATGCTGTACTGCTTccaatcatgaaaaatattaacaacatgtTTTTAGGAAAACTTACAGAAGATACAAATTATAACACAGACACTTGCATCATACTCCAAAATAAAGCAATCGTTTGAATATATAGGtaatataataaagcaaataaagaaAGTAAGAATTGTGAAAGAGTGCCCTTTAACAAGAAGATTTTGAAACctgaataagtataaaaaatacgtgtttttagaaaattaaactgcataaaattaaccttaaaaaaaacctttgtacATATGAAATGTCGTTATACAGTATTAAAGCCACTCCAAAAAATGAGAGGAATAGAAAAAGATTAACTCAGATCTAAATCTGACAGACttcaagaattacatttttttataattttggccATATTACTCAAAATATCAATCCCGTGAGCTAGTACACAATAAACACAATAAAGTAAAAGACTGCTAAcacaattatttacattattttattataatatatatatactaatattatttctgaaaaattcacatttcaaattttgttaatgtgTCTGGAAAAAAGGAAAGAACCATGTTTGTGTAATCATCAACATACTTCACATAGCACtcagttttttttggttttttttttacagacgaTACAAAGTTCTAACAAATAATGCTAAATGGACTccaaaaattatgatgaatactGTAAAAACtactttcagaaaataattaaaatataaaatacttttgtacaatcaaactgaatgaaataatactgtttaaaaaaagtaaaaatattcaataaaatgttagatAAAGAAGGGAAATTGTATGTTGGAAACCaggattttaatttgataattacacAACCAACACATagcttaagtaaatattaaaatagcacCTTAATTACTACATTTACTCTAACTGATAGGAATTATAACACATTATGGTCTAGGCAAAACTTGATTAATTACTGCTAAGtaaaagattatgtaaaatttcaaatccaacatataaagtaaaacaatacaCATTATAATATTTAGACTGAATATGTATAataccttaattaaaataaaaaaatgcagacGAATACAATAAAGATCACTGAAACATACTGAAAgtggatattaaaaaatacaaatacataattatataccactcaaatagtaatataaaaagttttttttttttttcactttacattattGTATAAGGAATGGATCATTAACGTTAGTTTTTTAGGACTACAATACTATATTTGTACATGTCAACACAAGCCACTCAATTTGGCTATTGTAAAATTCTAATGTACAGTAAACATAGTCtaaacatattcataaaaaaatcaatgatgaaCTAGTGGAAAAGGATGGAAAGACGAGAATGATGATGTGATAAAGGAACTAAAGCGAGAGTGTTGAAAGAAGAATCATAGATATAACtgaattacttatatttttgaaaaatcttgctCATAAACAGATTTTAACTAAGGATAATGATGtacgttataaataaaactttagatATCATCAGTGAAAACACAAAAAAGGGGGAATAATGTTTCAGTCAATAAGTTCAGAAAGAATATTGAACTTTACAAatgaccaatttttataaaatgacctCAGAATTTTCTTCTCTCTTCTTTTGACGtggttgaatttttcaaaattattttttgattttgtattgtttaatttaacagaaattttcaattactatttaaaacaagaaaacagtCATTTTTTATCGTAACTATAAGACCACCTGTTTTTTTCATCTCGGATAAGCCAATAAACCTTAAAGCCtccctaaaaaaa belongs to Lycorma delicatula isolate Av1 chromosome 1, ASM4794821v1, whole genome shotgun sequence and includes:
- the LOC142317572 gene encoding histone-lysine N-methyltransferase SETMAR encodes the protein MDDDSLIDNYEHVSSQVFYTCQNLPGPGIDKNLFQSQLCVRCDCVNFCDGACKCLSSTSKNYTMDGRLLEEKLSQISPSVIECNSLCSCSEKCGNRLVQYGPTANLEVFPHHKKGNSLRTLKLLKKGDYICEYAGEVISKCEAKLRIKNACDTMNYIFVLKEYCGESSIIETFVDPTCIGNIGRYINHSCLPNSAIVPVRFDSLVPHLAVFATCDILPGREITLDYSGGENSDYNGVKPCYCGESNCKKFIPFDRDLL